In the genome of Actinomadura graeca, one region contains:
- a CDS encoding aspartate carbamoyltransferase catalytic subunit produces MKRHLISAADLTKDDALLVLDTAEELAQVAGRSIKKLPTLRGRTVVNLFFEDSTRTRISFEAAAKRLSADVINFSAKGSSVSKGESLKDTALTLEAMGADGVVVRHGASGAPHRLAGWVRGSVVNAGDGTHEHPTQALLDAFTMRKRLGDLEGRKVTIVGDVLHSRVARSNVLLLDTLGADVTVVGPPTLLPVAIDTWPCAVSYDLDAVLPKSDVIMMLRVQQERMNAAYFPTVREYSRRYGLDGERMAALPEHAIVMHPGPMNRGVEIAADVADSVRSTIVEQVANGVSARMAVLYLLLGGSEPAIGKEVSE; encoded by the coding sequence ATGAAGCGCCATCTCATCTCGGCGGCCGACCTGACGAAGGACGACGCGCTGCTCGTGCTGGACACGGCCGAGGAGCTGGCCCAGGTCGCGGGCCGCTCGATCAAGAAGCTGCCGACCCTGCGGGGCCGGACGGTGGTCAACCTGTTCTTCGAGGACTCCACCCGCACCCGCATCTCCTTCGAGGCCGCCGCCAAGCGGCTGTCCGCCGATGTGATCAATTTCTCGGCCAAGGGGTCCAGCGTGTCCAAGGGCGAGAGCCTGAAGGACACCGCGCTGACCCTGGAGGCGATGGGCGCGGACGGCGTCGTCGTCCGGCACGGCGCCTCGGGCGCGCCGCACCGGCTCGCGGGCTGGGTGCGGGGCAGCGTGGTGAACGCGGGCGACGGCACCCACGAGCACCCGACGCAGGCCCTGCTGGACGCGTTCACGATGCGCAAGCGCCTGGGCGACCTGGAGGGCCGGAAGGTCACGATCGTCGGCGACGTCCTCCACAGCCGTGTGGCACGATCCAACGTGCTGCTGCTGGACACGCTCGGCGCCGACGTGACCGTGGTCGGGCCGCCGACGCTGCTGCCCGTCGCCATCGACACCTGGCCGTGCGCGGTCTCCTACGACCTCGACGCCGTCCTGCCCAAGAGCGACGTCATCATGATGCTGCGCGTCCAGCAGGAGCGCATGAACGCCGCCTACTTCCCGACGGTGCGCGAGTACAGCCGCCGGTACGGGCTGGACGGCGAGCGCATGGCGGCGCTCCCCGAGCACGCCATCGTCATGCACCCCGGCCCGATGAACCGGGGCGTGGAGATCGCGGCGGACGTCGCCGACTCCGTCCGCTCCACGATCGTCGAGCAGGTCGCCAACGGCGTCAGCGCCCGGATGGCCGTGCTCTACCTGCTGCTCGGGGGCTCCGAGCCCGCCATCGGCAAGGAGGTCTCCGAATGA